In the bacterium genome, ATATCTTTTGCAAGGATAGATAACGAATGATTGGCCATATATCTTGCAATATTTATGAGTTTTTCATTTTGGCTAATTTCTTGATTTTCAAATAACTTTCTTAGTTCAATAACTTCTTCATCTACATATCCTGCCTCAATTTTATCTAAATAACTTATTGCTGTAGTAGGGATAGTATAATTTGATAATGCTAAAACTATAAAAATTTCTCTTTCAAATTCTCCTTTGATATAAGAAGGATAGTCAATAACTATTTTGTTCAAATTTGTCTTTGCAGCATCAAAATCTGAATCCTTCATAGAGTAAAAGTAAAGATATGCGGATTTACTTAGATCAGTTGTTTTCACAAGATTTTCAACATTCTCAATGTTGACATTTGCCCAAAACTTCTTTGAATACAAATTCAAATTAGACATGTCATTTTCTAAATAATAGATGTCAAGAATCTCCATCATCAAGGTTAGACTTGAAGGATTTTTTTCTAATCCAAGTTTCAATACTTGCAATGCATCATCTGTTCTATTTTTAGTTAAGTAAATGTTAGCTAGATTATGATAAAGGTTCGTGTCGTTAGGATGTTTTTGGATGCCTTCTGCAAGAACCTTGGCAGCTGATGTGTAATCATACTTTTTCAATAATTCATTTGCTATATCATCATAATTCGTCTCTGTGATTACATTTTTGTCTCTCGTGAGAACAATAGCAGTGCCAATTATGAAGCCGAAAACTATTATTAAAATCAAAAATATAAAAAAAATGCTTTTGAAGTTTGATGCTTTGAATTTCATTTTCATATGATGAAATAATACTAAAAAGTTGGATACTTTTAAATCAAAATTTCTCTGAATGTTTAATTAACTAAAAGATATCCAAATCCAGCAATCATTGCAGCATTGTCAGTGCAGAGTATTTGAGGTGGAAAACTTACTTTTATATCATATTGATTCATTACTCTAGTCATAGTTTCTCTAAGTTTAGTGTTTCCTGCAACTCCTCCTGCGAGATAAATTTGAGAGGCACCATACTTTTGCGCAGCTTGCAAAGTTTTTTGACAAAGTATATCAACTGTAGTTTTTTGAAAACTTGCTGCTACATTACTTTTTTCTTCTTCAAGTTTTTCAACTTCTTTCAATTCTTTCGCTAACTTTACTACATGAGTTTTCAAACCTGAAAAACTAAAGTTTAAATTTTCTTCAAATCCATTCCCGGTCATAGGATGTGGTAATTCAAATTTATTTTCATCTCCAAGTTTTGCCAATTTTTCTAAGTTTACTCCTCCAGGATATGAAAGATCAAGGACTCTAGCAACTTTGTCAAAACATTCTCATGCTGCATCATCTACAGTTTCACTTATTATTTCCAGTTCAAATTTATTATCTACATTTTTGAGTAATATCAACTGAGTGTGTCCACCAGAGACTAGAAGACAAAGAGCTTGATTTGGCAACTTCTTTGTAATGCTAGATCTATTATTTGCAACAACATTATCAGATTCTTTGAATTCAAGAAAATTTGCCCAAACATGAGCTTTGAGGTGATCAACTTCGAGAAGTGGTTTATCTACTGACAATGCAAGTCCTGAAGCATAAGCATAGCCAACTGAAAGTGCAGGTGGAAGTCCGGGATTTCGCGCAATTGCGATAGCATCAATATTATCAATAATTACTTTAGCTTGTTGTAAAGCCTCATCTATAACTATTGGTAATCTTTCGAGGTGAAGTCGTGAAGCAATTTCAGGCACAACTCCACCATATTTTGCGTGCAAGTCAGCTTGGGAAGCAATTATATTTGACCAAATTATTTGACCATTTTCAACAACTGATGCAGCAGTTTCGTCACATGTTGTTTCGATTCCTAAAATTAGCATAAAAAATCTTATGAAAAATTCAAACTATTTAGTTAATATTATTTTTGTAAAATCATTTGCCAATAAGTAACTTTAGTGAATTTATTACTTTTGGCATATTCATCATTCCCATTCCAACAGGATAATACATTGGAAAACATTTTATTTCTTTTTCTCCAATATTTAACATTTCAAATTCTAAATTTTGATACTTACTTACTGAAATTCTTTTATTCAAAACAATCGAACTTACTTGATTACCAAATAACATTGTATTACTTGGGTTAAGTTCTGATAATTCTTGATACATCAAATCTAAATAATTTCTAAACACTTTATCTTTCAACGGCTTGGCATCAATTTGTGTACATTTTGCCAAATTTGTCACATAAACTTTGTTTTCAGCTAAATAATTATACAATGACTTTGCAAATTCTGCTGTCCAAGCATCATTATTTTGAGTATTCTTAAAATATTATTCATTTAACATCCCAACTCTTTGAAATAATTTCCAAACATTTTTAGTTCCAATCCAAGGTGCCTGAATTCCTGTCCAGCTTTTGTGTGAACTAATATTTTTCGCAGTTGGATTCATGAAGACAAAAACATATTTTGGATTTTCTGTGCAACCAGCTCCATATATTGAATTGAAGTTTGTATCACCATGCAGTTCGTGTAACTTATCAAACTCGGAATGTAGGTGTGTTAGTTGAAGATTCATAAAATATTGATAAACATAAATATTATAACCGCAGCAATTCCCCAAACAGGCAACATTAATATTGATGTATATCTTCTCATTATTGGATAATCGAAATATTCCCAATGTTTATACCTTTTACTAACTATTAAATTAATTGTATTACCAAGAGCACCTTCTCCTATTGATCCGGTAACGCTACCTATAAGAAATATAAATAAAAAATTGGTTGAGATATTTGTTAAAAATACCCCCAAAAATATAATTGGTAAAATTATACTTAGAAAATATCTGCTAAATCTAAACTGTAAGTTCAATTTTTCATTGTCTAAATTATAAAACTTACTTAGTAGAAAAATTGTTGCAATCATTATTGAAAATAGCAAAAGAAGAAGTTTGAGAATTATTAGTTGATTTGGATTTATATTTAATTTAATTGCAGATGGTATAAAATTATTAGTTGTTGCAATAATTAATAAAACGCCTCCAGCATAATATCCAATATTCACTAAGCTTGCATATTTAATCAAATCAAATGAATTATCGGCATAACTATATAATCTGTGTTTTTGAAATAAGTGATAAATATAACTAAACGAGTATTCTGCAATAACAAAAACTACTGACATTGAGATTGCTATAGCTGCATTTTTACCGAAAAACATTAAACCTATCGAGATAAATAAAATATAATTCAAGATTGTAATAATAAAGTAGCTCACATTGAAGTCTAAATGTTTAATAAGATTGCGATGTATTACGCTAGTTAATAGGTAAGTTAGGAGAAAAGTTAATGTGAACATGATGAAGATTTTATATATATTTGCAAAATTCTAACAAAATTTTTCAACCAACTCATTATAAAACTCTAAATTCTGCAAACTTGCAATTCTAAATGCATTACTATCTTTGATTTTGAATAATTGTCTTAGATATTTGAAACTAGTTGTTCTAAGTTCTTCACTTTTTGAGTTAGGATTTATCATTCTGTCATCATGTTCATATTTGGCTGAATTTATCCTGATTGTTTCAAAACTAGAACGAGATGAATTATTACTACAATGATCACAGAGCGAGTCATTCCAAGTATAAATAGTCCCGTGCCTTGCGTTTCTAGTTGGCAATACGCAATCAAAAAGATCATAACCATACTTCAAGCATTTTATAATGTCATGAGGCGCACCTACTCCCATTGCATAGTTATAAACTTTCTTCATTGGAGACACATTCAAAACATAATTCAAGCTATTTACAAGTTCTGCATTAAACTCAGCAAGTTCATCCAAAAAACTTCCATCTTTATCAAGTGGCCAACCTCCCCAACCATAACCACCAAATCCGATTGCAGCAAGTTTATCAAAACAATATTTCCTTAGTTCAAAATTTCCTCCACCTTGAATTACACAAAAAATAAGAGGTTTGTAATTATTATCAAATTCATTTATTTCTTTTAGTCTTTTTTCAAAATAATCTTTACAAATCTTCGCCCAACGAACAGTTCTTTCAACTGATGATTTTATCCTACCTATTTCAGAATCTGGTTCAAGAGGATCATCAAGTACAACTATGACATCAGAATAAAGTGCAAACTGAATTTCAATTGATTTTTCTGGTGTTAGTTTATGGATACTTTTGTCAATCGGTGAGCTAAATTTGAAAAACTCGTCAGTTACTCTTCCTAAACCTCTTTTTGCGAAACTATATGCTTGAAAACCTCCAGAATCAGTTAAAATTCCACCTTGCCAATTTGTCAAATTCCTAAAGTTATATTTTTGAGAATTCGTTAAATTTTTCAATTCTTCTAAACTCATATCTCTACCAGTTCTATTCAAATAGTTTAGATAATTATGCAAAGTATTTGTCACAATTGCAGAAGTTCCAATTTGTTTTAGATCTGACCAAGAAACTGAATTTACAACTCCATAAGTTGCATCAGGCATGAAAAATGGTGGATTTTGGGTTGAGAAATTATTTTTCAATTGATACATATGACTGTATAAAGTCGTAGATTTTTTCGGATGTATTTCAAAAAATCACCTTCTCCAATTCTTGCTTTGCCTATTTCTCTAACTAACTTTTCAAATTTGATAAGTTCCATATTACCACAAATCAACGGATTTTTTATCCTTGAGATTCTGATAACCTGAGTTTCAACACTTGGCTTTGGTTTGAAATCATTTTTTGATAAATCCATCAGAATATCAAAGCCAAAATAATTTTGATATACAATTGATTTTAGATTATTGCGAAAAACTCCCATAAACATTTCAGCAACTTCTTTTTGAACTATAAAAACCCCATATTGAAAATGACTATTTTTCATCAATTTAGTCAAAATTTCTGAAGTAAATGCAAAAGGCAAGTTAGAAAGTACTTGATAATCAAAATCTGGCAATTCAAAATCAAAGAAATCAACATTATAAATATTCAGCTTTGGATAATATTTTTTGAGGTTTGTAGCAAGTTCGATATCTTTTTCTAGAATAATTGAGTGAGGTTTCAAAAATTTGCTGAATTCTCCGTGTCCACCACC is a window encoding:
- a CDS encoding tetratricopeptide repeat protein, whose amino-acid sequence is MKMKFKASNFKSIFFIFLILIIVFGFIIGTAIVLTRDKNVITETNYDDIANELLKKYDYTSAAKVLAEGIQKHPNDTNLYHNLANIYLTKNRTDDALQVLKLGLEKNPSSLTLMMEILDIYYLENDMSNLNLYSKKFWANVNIENVENLVKTTDLSKSAYLYFYSMKDSDFDAAKTNLNKIVIDYPSYIKGEFEREIFIVLALSNYTIPTTAISYLDKIEAGYVDEEVIELRKLFENQEISQNEKLINIARYMANHSLSILAKDITEKFSAENPEYYGGFLIKGIAEYQLNNFQDAINDLTKSFDLNPTPESQIYLAQALEKVGETQKAISTYDKAILMDSNNANLKIYAEMLFRANLYTQSANVYKKMNFASKSKDDFANYMRLNYILFNKVNDYENLYRNSDDILRFWQNADGYTENYYLIKFYNIWSSYQINVLKEENKSNASFYIKVFQDLSNLDKEYPDMAILNYYIGIIYKDMLKFSTTADSIDEISKAYKARLEKVLDLDNTGEFAAKAESLLKQ
- a CDS encoding tRNA-guanine transglycosylase — its product is MYQLKNNFSTQNPPFFMPDATYGVVNSVSWSDLKQIGTSAIVTNTLHNYLNYLNRTGRDMSLEELKNLTNSQKYNFRNLTNWQGGILTDSGGFQAYSFAKRGLGRVTDEFFKFSSPIDKSIHKLTPEKSIEIQFALYSDVIVVLDDPLEPDSEIGRIKSSVERTVRWAKICKDYFEKRLKEINEFDNNYKPLIFCVIQGGGNFELRKYCFDKLAAIGFGGYGWGGWPLDKDGSFLDELAEFNAELVNSLNYVLNVSPMKKVYNYAMGVGAPHDIIKCLKYGYDLFDCVLPTRNARHGTIYTWNDSLCDHCSNNSSRSSFETIRINSAKYEHDDRMINPNSKSEELRTTSFKYLRQLFKIKDSNAFRIASLQNLEFYNELVEKFC